A stretch of Lathyrus oleraceus cultivar Zhongwan6 chromosome 6, CAAS_Psat_ZW6_1.0, whole genome shotgun sequence DNA encodes these proteins:
- the LOC127091009 gene encoding DEAD-box ATP-dependent RNA helicase 37, whose protein sequence is MSATIRTSSWGDSAENAANGSSARPLKPAYVPPHLRNRSMAPAEPPSMVANANDRGLGNWGSSSNFNKPEFGAGRQGYGSGGGFNNRGGGGAVREHGGRREVNPFENDVNESFSEQENTGINFDAYDDIPVETSGENVPPPVNTFAEIDLGDALNQNIQRCKYVKPTPVQRYAIPISLAGRDLMACAQTGSGKTAAFCFPIISGILREQYAQRPRVARTAYPLALILSPTRELSCQIHDEAKKFSYQTGVKVVVAYGGAPITQQLRELERGVDILVATPGRLVDLLERARVSLQMIRYLALDEADRMLDMGFEPQIRKIVEQMDMPPPGMRQTLLFSATFPKEIQRLASDFLASYIFLAVGRVGSSTDLISQRVEYVLESDKRSHLMDLLHAQRENDVNGKQGLTLVFVETKKGADALEHCLCVNGFPATCIHGDRTQQEREQALRSFKTGNTPILVATDVAARGLDIPRVAHVVNFDLPNDIDDYVHRIGRTGRAGKMGLATAFFNDSNLSMAKPLADLMQEANQEVPAWLTRYAARTPYGGGSRNKRTGGARFGGRDVRKDSSYNKGTDYYGGAAGGGGYGVPTSYGGGYGQGVTSAWD, encoded by the exons ATGTCTGCAACTATTAGAACAAGTTCATGGGGAGATTCTGCTGAAAATGCAGCCAATGGATCATCAGCACGTCCTCTCAAGCCAGCGTATGTTCCTCCACATCTTCGTAACCGGTCAATGGCACCGGCCGAGCCTCCTTCTATGGTGGCTAATGCTAATGACAGGGGTTTGGGTAATTGGGGTAGTTCGTCTAACTTCAATAAGCCGGAGTTTGGTGCTGGTAGGCAAGGATATGGTTCGGGTGGTGGGTTTAACAATAGAGGAGGAGGAGGGGCAGTGAGGGAGCATGGTGGAAGGCGCGAGGTGAATCCTTTTGAGAATGATGTTAATGAGTCTTTTAGTGAGCAAGAGAACACGGGGATTAACTTTGATGCTTATGATGATATCCCCGTTGAGACTAGTGGAGAGAATGTTCCTCCTCCTGTGAATACATTTGCAGAAATAGATTTAGGTGATGCGTTAAATCAGAACATACAGAGATGCAAGTATGTGAAACCAACCCCAGTTCAGAGGTATGCTATACCTATTTCTCTTGCAGGGAGAGATTTGATGGCTTGTGCTCAGACCGGGTCAGGAAAGACAGCTGCATTTTGCTTTCCTATTATAAGTGGAATCCTTAGGGAGCAGTATGCTCAAAGACCCCGTGTGGCTCGCACTGCTTACCCTCTCGCACTTATTCTGTCTCCTACCCGGGAGCTCTCTTGTCAG ATACATGACGAGGCCAAAAAGTTTTCTTATCAAACTGGTGTCAAGGTTGTAGTTGCTTATGGAGGAGCACCGATCACCCAACAG TTGCGGGAACTTGAGCGAGGAGTTGATATTCTGGTGGCAACTCCAGGACGACTAGTTGATTTGCTTGAGAGGGCTAGGGTGTCATTGCAGATGATAAGATATTTGGCGCTTGACGAGGCAGATCGGATGCTGGATATGGGTTTTGAGCCTCAAATAAGAAAGATAGTTGAACAAATGGATATGCCTCCTCCAGGCATGAGACAGACACTGCTGTTTAGTGCAACATTTCCCAAAGAGATACAG AGACTTGCGTCAGATTTTCTTGCAAGTTACATATTTCTGGCTGTAGGAAGGGTTGGTTCAAGTACCGATCTAATTTCTCAACGAGTAGAATATGTGCTTGAGTCAGACAAAAGAAGCCACCTCATGGACCTTCTTCATGCTCAGAGAGAAAATGATGTGAATGGAAAG CAAGGTCTGACTTTAGTTTTTGTGGAAACAAAGAAAGGAGCTGACGCATTGGAACACTGCTTGTGTGTTAATGGGTTTCCTGCAACTTGCATTCATGGTGACAGAACACAGCAA GAAAGAGAACAAGCATTGAGATCGTTCAAGACCGGAAATACTCCAATTCTAGTTGCAACGGATGTTGCAGCACGTGGTCTTGATATTCCCCGGGTAGCACACGTGGTAAACTTTGATCTTCCCAATGACATTGATGATTATGTGCACCGGATAGGAAGAACAGGCCGAGCTGGTAAAATGGGATTAGCAACAGCCTTCTTCAATGACAGTAATTTGTCAATGGCTAAACCACTGGCTGATCTGATGCAAGAGGCAAACCAAGAAGTACCTGCTTGGCTCACCCGTTATGCAGCAAGGACTCCTTATGGCGGTGGCAGTAGAAATAAGCGAACTGGAGGAGCCCGTTTTGGTGGCCGGGATGTTAGGAAGGATAGCTCATATAATAAAGGAACTGATTACTACGGCGGAGCTGCTGGCGGTGGTGGTTATGGGGTTCCTACGAGCTATGGTGGAGGGTATGGTCAAGGTGTAACAAGTGCTTGGGATTAG